The sequence below is a genomic window from Xiphophorus maculatus strain JP 163 A chromosome 10, X_maculatus-5.0-male, whole genome shotgun sequence.
CACTGAAGAACACCTGTGTATTAtctttgtatatatatatatatatacctatatatacatatatataaaaaacatagaTAACTTTGTGTAAGTGGGAATCAAGCAGAGTAGATGCGATTTAAAGCCCCGTTAAATACCCAAACAGCAGATCTGAACTTCCTGCAGATTAGATCTCCGCCTCTGTTGCACATATTTAAAGGAGCTTAAGGCGTTCCTAGCAGAGTTGTGATGACGCATCTCTGACTGCTGCCCCATCAACATTAGGGGAGAGACTGTGTTTAGCCACCAACAGCAGAGCTTGCCGCGCTTCCCTTTAAGCATTGGGGGGCACACATGGCGCAGGACGGGGCAGCAATTTCTGTAAAGAAGCGCCACGGCAGGTAAAGTCTATCTATTTGAGGTTAACTTATCACAACAGCAACCATATCAACAGCCGCAATCCCTAAGCTTATTAGCAGTGATTAAGAAGCTTAACTGGACTCATGTCTCGAGTGAAGAGATGAAACGAAAAAGCTTGGTCGCAAAAAATGGTTTGTGGCCAATGGATCAgttacaaaatataaactttggGTTTTCTCTACTAAGAAACGGAAAGTTAGGCGTGTGCATTATTTGAATAACAGGTGTAGAGTCAAATGAATGAGTGAAACAGAGCAGGAAGAGAATATTTTCTAGTGACTTTACAGCCTAAAAGATATTCTGTGATCCTATAGGTGAAACCTTGGGGCTTTAGGGTAGATTTATGTCCCTCCCATAAAATGAGCACCCAGCAACCTTCTGCACAGTTAAAATACAAATCCCACCTCCACCACCAGGCCTTTTTGATATTCTAAAATAACTTGCAGCCTCTGCtctcaaacaacaaacaacagcCGAAAGCATGCAGTTAACTCAGTGTTCGTGCCTACCGAGGCTCACACGTCTGCCAGACACCAACACTGGCCAGGGTCAAGCACAAAGGCAAATGTTAAGGGTGGAGTTAAAAGCTTAAACCCTTAAATCCACCACGGCGCTATCACACCATTTAAATAAGAGGAGAGGCAGCTGTTGCCCAGGCTGTTTTGGATCCTGCATGCTAAACTTTAACACCTCTACACGTTTTACTCCGGCCTACCTTCTCGGTTTGTGTTTGCCTGCTCCAGCAGCCCACAGAGCATGAAAACACAATCGAGACCTCGCGAGATGGAAGTGTAACAAACGGCTCATCTGTCACATGCAAACAGCGCACAACAGACCATCCGAGCTGCATATAAAATGCTCCACGTGAAGTGGACCTCGGCGACAGgttctgaatgaaaaaaaaagggattagagagaaagaggaggggATAATGCTATAAGGAGTGGTTCAGTTGGAACGGACTGTTAACAGGATGACCCGGGTTACCGTGTCAGGCCCTCTACATGAGGAAACACAAGGTCAGTAAGGAATAACACACACCAGATTAGCTGCTTCACGTTAGGAAGTGGAGCAGAGTGAGCTGGAAAGTGGGGAAAATCTCACAaagtcttgcaaaaatattctcaGGATTTGGACTTTTCTTTACATGTATTCACTTTAGAACCACACACCGAGTGTACTGCATGGGAATTTCTAGTGATGTATGAACACAAAGCAGCGCATAATGGCAAAGTGGAAGTGATGCATGGATTTCAGTTTCTcagcaataaaatctgaaaatcttggatgtgcatttgcattcaCTCCCCTTCGTTCTGATGTCCCTGCCctgactctggaggagcaggagagatccacagctcaggtgggaaaattTGATGATGGAGAAAGTCACACACTTCACAAATGCCCTTTGTGGAAGAATCTTTCCACAAGCCATGTAAGGGGTGTTGTAAACATGAAGAATATGGTTCTCTGGACAGATGAGACCACAGTTAAACCTGGTCAGTCATGGAATAAAAGCTGTTTGATGCTGCAAAAACGTTAAACTCTGCTGGAGGTTCACTTTGCTGCAGGACGATGATATTAAATACACAATCAGAGCTACAAAAGAttcagaataaataattttggtgtgTCACAGCAGCCTcttcaaagtccagaccaaaatcCAATTGAGAAGCTGGGAAAGACCTCAAAACTGATTTTCATAAATTACCTCCATCCAATCAGACTGAGcttgacaaacaaaaaacaaaaaaaaacccctccagTCTCTAGATACAAAATGCTGGTGGAGGTCCTGTGACATATTTCACTCTCGGAGTTCGAATACAAACGCCTGCcacaattttcatattttagtttataaaacgtggtattatttttttgctcacTTTATTATTGTGCACTACTTCCTGTTGATCCTTTAAGATCCAAGgcaaacacactgaagtttgttaCTCTAGCATGTAGCATGAGGAGGGGGCGTGTATTGCTGGGTTCTGAAGTCTAGGTATGGGCGTCTTAcacattatttaatataaatacaaagaGAAATATTACTTTAATCGTTTGAAGTGAAATCGTGAACTGTAGGCGCACCTACCTGTAGCTCACACCATGCCACCTCCACCGTTGTCTCCGTGTCCAAGCCTTTATACACAGTCTTGAAGGAACCCCTTCCGATCTCTATGTTGAATTTGAGATATCTTCCATCGGGTGAGGTTGCCACCGCTTTGGTCTCCAcgtcctccttctcctcctgctcccaCTGGGTGTCAAAGGTGATGCGGGACAGGACCTTGTTTTGTCTGTTCTGAAGCTCGTTGTCAGAGTCCGAGCTGGCATCGTGAGCTTGGGATCTGCGTTCCGAGGGCCAGTTTCCTCCCACCGCGTCGGGCTCCTGGCTGCCTGAGGGCGCGTCGGTGCTGGCGTCCCGGCTGGAGACGGGGGACAGCTGCTGCGGGGACTCGTCCGCTTTTTCCTCCTCTACTCTGGACTCTGCGAGCGACAGGATATTCTCAGCCGACCAGGACAGTGCTTTGGAGAGGGCGCTGCTGTATAGGGGAGAATCAATGTCCATGGTGATTTTCTGCAGGCAGTAAGAGTTCCTCCGCGCGTTCAAGCCGTGCGTCCTGAGCACGTTGCGGGACAAGCAGTCGTCCGTCATGTCCACGGAGAGGCCTGGAAAGCCGCGTCCTGGGATCTCAACCTGTGCGTGAGACATTGTGGCCGCTGCAACACCTTCCAGATTTAGAGCCTAAATGTGGAAATGACATTTGGCACATTTGGACAAAGCTGAATTAGTACATTCAGGTTTCAGGTCACGTTTCAGTGGCAAAACACAAGCTATGGCTTAATATTAGACATGAATGACTAATTGAAAGCAACGCAAATATAActtcattggaaaaaaaagagagaagtatccacaaatttatgttttatacttACTCGTGCGTGTAAAGACGTCTCCCATAAAAGCGAGGCACAAATTTAACGCATAGTTAAAGTCTCCATTAGttgtccttttctttctttctttttcaaccTCTTGTCTTTCCAAAGACTTGAAGATATAACCTCCTGTGAAAGGACGGAGCAGCCAATATCAACAAAGCTCCAGTGGGCTGTGCGCCCTGATCGCTCCAGCTCCGCCCACCGCTGCTTCTGACGCGCAGAGAAATCCATCCAGATGGAACTGATACATTGTGGCCTTaagaaaatgtgctacataaataaattcaggaaaaaaaataaagctgataaAAGGGTATgataaaaaacatacaaatacataagaaatagaaatgcaacaaaaacataagtAATATGTTCTGATCTTAAATTAGATCAAAAACGAAAAAAGTTAAACTTAGTTAATAgctaataacaaataaaatgtattttaagatgtctaaaactgacataaaatcaaacagaaatggGATTTTGTTAGCAGGTGCCACAGGCATCCTATAGTTTTGATGTTTTGGGGTTAAATTCACATCCACATTTCCACTGATTACAAAGAGCTGAATTTATTCACAACCGATGAGTCATTTTACTTACACTTTAAATCTGACCTCTTTTTATTAGCCTGAATGTGAGAGATAAGCGGCACTCGGAGAAAGAGAATGGGAGAGCAGCGTGGCTGACCTGCAGGGGGAGCCACACGGCGGAGGAGCAGCGGCCTCTGGAACATGAAACCTCTACCACCAAAGGCCTCACTGGGCTCCACCTGTGCCACAAGTGCGTTTGCAGGGTTTGATCAGCAAATACATGGaaatacacacatatacacGTCTCCTTGGAGCTGTATCATCCTCACAGCACATCATGTGAGTGGACCTTTCAGGGTGCTGTCCTTAATCACAGCTGCAACCAGAAAGAGCTCCATTACAAAGGTTTTACTCTGCTGAGCTCTGCCTGTGGCATTTACAGAACTGCGCAGTGGCTTAAACACTGCGCAGTTCTGTTTCTATCTTCTTTCAAACAGGCACTTTCTTGTAATGGTTTCAGTTTTGGATGCAAAGAAAATCTTTGCATCCAAACTTTGCACTTGGTCTTAGCAAGATTCTTACAAAGACACTTTGTAGTGTCCTTGCAAGAACTGCATCTCTGAAGCATTTGAAATGACTCAGAatttgaaacacacacacaaaaaaaagacaataaagcaaatttaacaaattcctaatttattttttctgtaggATATGAAAAAGAACAGAGGGAAAGATAACAGAAGCATCACAGAAGCTACAGTACAACAACAGGATGGCAGAAATCTGTACACAAAGTTCAATATTATCACACTCAGTCAGGTTGAATGAAGATTGCCTCGAGCCTCTGCGGTGTTCCTCCTCTGGaagcatttatttagaaatttaaaaaagtccCTCAGGTCTTGTGTTCTGGGATTTCTTTGGGAATTCTGGCTGGGCACCAAGGAACGACAGCCGAGCCAAGGACCAGCGCTAATCATACACAGTAAACTCCTTAATAGAGTAAATGGAGATAGAACTAGTtgcatttaaaatctaaatgaagAAGTTGAGTGACAGCTAATGGGGAAATGTTCCCCTAAAATATTCAGACATGATAGTGTTTAGTCCCCTGATACTCATTGCATCTTTAAATGGCAACAAATGTCACCAATGATAATTTTATAAACACAGTGTCACCTCAgatgctctttttttgttgttgtttctgccCGCAAACAATAATGGTTCTCTCCCAGAAAGAGAAGGTTGTGAACCAAAAAGGcaactacaaaaacatttaaagggcCAGCATCCACCGGCCTCTGCATCGAGGTGCGACCCATCCTAAAGATCCGCCTTGCTTCCTGGTCGGAGTGTACGAGCGTGATTCCAGCACCGCTTTAGAAAAATTTGACACCTTTTCCGTCATCCATAGAGATGATCTCTgcttttccttctgtttgtaAAGCCTGCAGGGAGCGCTGCAGCATCCAGTCCTCTAAACCGTGGAACTCTGCATAAAAAAAGAACCACGATCAATTGATGGTATTATCAGAGCGCTACGGCTCTGTAACTATGAGGATCATCAGTAGAtgccttattttatttatttattcatcttgtCTGTCCatgtttgtctaattttaaactcagcaattcaattcaatagatcaggggtctcaaactccaggcctcgagggccgcagtcctgcaggttttagatgtgccacaggtacaaaacactggaatgaaatgacttaatgacctcctccttgtgtagatcagttttccagagccttaatgacctaattattctgttcaggtgtggtgcagcagaggcacatctaaaagttgcaggactgcggccctcgaggactggagtttgagacccctgcaaTATATGAAACTAATATTCACTCATAATCAATGCGATAGACGAGGCTCAACATTGACGGAGAAACATCACCGACCCCCTTGTGACGATTGTGGTATAAAGTTTTGGTTCATGTTTACATCAACAGTAGCTTTCCATGAATGACCATTTCCTCTCTGCCTACTTCTAATATGTACACATCCTCTGAACCATTAATTACCAGTTTATTTCTCTTAGAAGCTCAGCCGTTGGGGAATTACAGAAATACtgataaaaatgaccaaaattgTATTTAGTGTAAATGTACATACAGTAATTCTCCAGATATTGTTCTGATTCCTTTTAGAGTCGTGAAATATGAGCAATTAGGACCATATCATACCTTCACCGTCTGTGTCATCACCATTGGAGAGTTCGTAAAGTGTAAACACAGAGTTGTTCATGCCATTTTTGGACACctgaaaaaacagagaaaataaaacactgttgATCCTTAAATttgctcttaaaaaaacaaacaagaataaGCGCACAGTTTAAAACTGAGATTCTTCTCaactaaaaatactttcttCTACACACTTCTTTTCATCCATAAGAACTTTGCAacttaacttttaaaaacatatgcTGCAACAAGACCATGGAAATAGCAGTGAAAGCACAAAGGAACAGAGAGAATAGGATAAAACTATCTGCAGagatacatttaaatgtgaaccaaaaatttaaaaagacattCTAGTAGAAATTTTGATACTTCTTACTGAAACCTTTATTTCCAGATCCATTTCACACAAATTTTCATTCATCATTCTATTGGTTTCTGCTGACACAATTacacaaaatctcaaaaaaaaaaaagagaatcagTTCTCCTTTTTGCACAATGGACACTGAGACATCAAGCATTTTCATCATAGGTCAGCCAACTTAAAAGAGAGCGAACATCAACACTATTATTACTGGTGGCAAAATGTGCCACCGGTACATTTTggcaaacaaaatgtgaaaaagtgcaaAAGTACATCTACTGTTTATGTCATCTAAAACCCCACATGGTGTGACATAGCACCTTTGTTGTTAGAAATGTATACAATTACATAATCCGGGGTGCCAAAATACAGGTAATGATGTTGATTCATTATCACCGGGTTTGTTTATATGCACACTGCCCTCAGCTGCTACTGCGTATAAAGAGAAAGTTTGACATACATGGGGCAACTCTTTTTGTTACCTGGTTCAAGCACCTTTGGAAAAATGAAACTGGTGGCATTGATGATGCATAAAGAAAAATTCTAGAACTaaaaaacaaggtttttgtGATGTGAACAAAAAGTCTCACAATCATAAACAGTTTCAAAACCTTGTTCACTTTAAAGGTAGCATTTATCCTGTGCGATTCAATGGAAAACACATTATAAAGATGTAATAACCTGGTTCTAAAACCCCAGTTcaatctgaagaagaaaaaaagccagcagaatgatgctgccaccaccaccatgtGTCACTGTGGGAAATGGTGCTCAAGGTCCAAGTTATGGTTTGATCAGTCCATATTCTCCAACATATTTTAGGAGATTGTAGCCAGACCTGGATTATGTTTTACAGTCCTAATCCTAAATATAGATAAATGGGAAATACAGGAGTCGGATGCAAAACAACAGCTgtcaaattatttgaaaaacattctagatttacaaacatattttaaaaagttaattactTGTTTAAATACCTTATGACAGAAAATACTGGCACATTAACTAAGATGTGTACACATTAACTATAATCTTAAGAACACATTAGAAATATAACAATATTGCCCAAGTTTAAAGAGAAAGTGACACACAATCCATTTAAGCTAGAAAATACTTGCTTTATCTATTTTTGTAGTGTTAATACATTCTTGTTTCAATATATATTAAATGTGTGATGCCTAGTGATCTTCATAGCTGCCTAACTCAGAGTTTAAGGTCAGCTAGTGCATAAATGGGTGTGTTAGTCCGTTTCAGATAAGCAGTTTTCATATCTCTaatatttcaagttttgccaCGGAAAGACAATCAGTGTGGATTCTGACTCTTAAGAGACAAGACGGAGAGGAGAGTCTCACGCTCTCTCCATATCTTTGTTTGGTTTCAACGAGTTATGAATTTGCACAGACTCATCCTTATCTCGAAGATAACATGAAGATTTACAATGGCAATAAGTGAACGACTATCATGACATTGAGTGTCAAGCCTTCAGCAACCCCACAAAACCACTCGGTTTCTGGAAATAACTGCTTCACTTTAGACTGGCAGTATTTAATAACAACGATGTTTGAAGTTCACAAATAATGTCGTTTTCAGCAGCACAATTTCAACTTTAAAGTAGGAGGCGCTGTCTAATTGGGGCTTTTGGAAAGATTTTGAATGAGATTGGTGCACAGAATGTAACCTTTCCATCAATCAGTTTCTTTAGTTTCCTTGTTCTGATGCCACGTTAAGTGTTCTCCTCGTGTCTTTTAACTTCGTAATTAAGAGGGCCAGTAATTACAGTAATTCCATCGTATGTCTTTTGAACACCATGAGGGGAATAAGATTACAGCAGACTAACTGGCTAAATCAATTATTTCAATGTTTCCATATCCATGGATAAGAATAATGTTGTTAAGATCAGGTTGGTTTAGAGCTTTGATAATCTCAGAGGTTTCCATGACATAATGAACATGTGATTAGAGAAACATTCTTCTCTCGGTCCTATAAATAACAGATTCTCTCACTTTATCAGCCCCACAGACAAGACAACAGAGGACAGTTTGTAACTCACCCACTGGTATATTAACTTCCCCCATTCCTCTGGTCGTCTCCACATGACTAAACACCGCGACTTATTTTTGTCCAACCATTCCAGGTTGCCTGAAGAAGTCGCAGACAACAGGCGTGTTTAACACCGCTGGAACATCAACACAGCAAGAACATGAAGACAGAAGAGGGTTTACCTTTTTTCCTCAACTCTTCAAACACAACTTGAATTGCTTCCACTGGGAGTTTTCCTGGACTTGCATTAAGGATGAACCAAACCAACATTCAGAAAGGCAGATGTAAATCAAACGGTACAAACCTCAATagaggaaaagacaaaagaaaaaaacatttcacctgGTAGGCTTAAATTGCAACATAAAAGGGAAAACCAGAACTGCTCTAAAAAGGACACTCATTTGAATTAACAgcaagactgaaaaaaaaaaaagtcaataagcTTGTCATTGGCAATTTAcgctaaaatgttttttccagcagctaCAGCTCGTATCAcggttaaaaaaaatggttcaaTTTACATAAACCAACAAACCAGTTATATGTAATTAACTGTCTTTTAATAAGTTGGAGGAAAACACACAAGTAGGTTTTCCAACAGAGCAAGGGTTCCACAAACGCATCACAACTGGGACTGGAATGAATAAAGCAGGTTACACTTCTGGAATGGCCTACTAAAAGCCTCGACCTCTATTTGCAAAATGCTTAACCCCCGCCCCCCTATCATTTTAAAAGAGATCACAATAATTCCATGTCGTATGCCTACAataatgtgtgatttttttttcttcaacttgTTAAGCCATCCAAATATTTCTGGGTGTTTATGGACATGTTTGAGgcagttttcatcttttttttcctctctgcaaGTTTAAGAAAATCCTTAATAAAGTCAAACTGTCATACTTAGAAAGAAATCACAGGTTGTACCTGTCATAGCCATTCTACattgcaaaaagaaatatatatatatatatatatatatatatatacacacagtgtgtacacaactgtgtgtccaaacttttggtctgaattcagtacagaccaaaagtttggacacaccttctcattgaattcaattagaaagtgtgtccaaacctttggtctgtattgagtacagaccaaaagtttggacacacagttgtgtccaaacttttggtctgtactgtatatatactgtatatgtataaaCATTACAGGcacaaattatataaatattacaACTCCAATGAGTAAATTTAAACTTCTTGTATTAAAGATAGTGTAAGTGTGCTTTCAGGATACTCTCTATCTTCTTGTTGTTGAACACGGGACTTTCCTGCGCTTCCATGACATCCACAGTGTAGAGCTTGTGATGCCGGCAGTAGGACAGAACCAGGGAACACCAGGCTGCcaactgtttctgtctggtgtCAACATTGGGCTGAAGTCTGTccgaaaatacaaaacaaacaaaccgaGATATGTAAGGCATACTCATAGCTTAACAGCTATCAATGTACTTCAggttattttagaaaacatggagcaggggtgtcaaactccagtcctcgagggccgctgtcctgcagtttttagatgtgccacaggtacgaaatgctggaaggaaatggcttaattacctcctccttgtgtagatcagttctccacagtcttgctaatgacctaattattctattcaggtgtggtgcagcagaggcacatctaaaagttgcaggacagcggcccttgaggactggagtttgacacatgtgacaTAGAGGTTCAAGTATTAGGATGAAGCTTGCAAATTTGGTTACAGAAAAGAATCTTTTAAcgagtaaatattttttgacagCACATATTCACTACACAtacttaatcatttttaaaaatatatttttgataaataagtattttaaggatttacttttaaaaaattcaacctTTGTTGCAAGCCCAGACAAAGTAGCAGACAGGTGTTTTACAAAATAGCTCCCACAATGAAAGtattgattttattgtattaaaatgttcaatttgtCTTGgattttatatacatatatatatactgtatgtattgaCTGAAGAGGCAGTGCAGATTCAGCAAATTCAGCTGTGCTATAGTTTGGATATGTCTAAAACTGCAAACCCCGTTATCAAAATGTGTTATTCTGATAGATAAACGACAGGGCAAAAAAACAGAGTCCAAGCACTGCGAATCTGAGATGTCACTAGTGACAGTGAGTCAACATCAGCGGAAACACTTCctataaaacagattttccCTCAACACAAACCTACAATGAAACACTACTTACATGTGATCAGGTATTTGATCAACATTACATGTAAATCCATCATTAAACCAAGCCATAAGTAGctattttttaactttagaaAACCTGAGTGTAAATTCACTTCCTTAGCAATCTTAGCCGAAATTAGCTAGCTAACGTAGTGCTAGGTTGAAAAATCAACGCTTCTTCAAGCAGCTATAGGGATAAAACAATAGTTCATAAGCACGTTTAACGCTCTTTTTATGCGGTAATTGTTAAAAACATGACTCACGTAAAAAACGGAGGGAAATTGTACTGCCAGGGCCACTCAAAACTCATCGCAGTTGATGCGGTGTTCACAGTTGACAGCGTCCGGAAGAGCGTCCGACCACACAAATAGTTCCGGCTGAGCACACAGAACAGAGCGAACTAACAGACTAAACACATTATTAAAGTGTCTATCAGaatttattggaattttttaaagctttgtaaTCAGTATTTCGTCAGGCTGTAAGAAGTTCTGAATTGGTTtcttcttaactttttttttgttgctttgctaCTCAGAAGTAGTTGAAGGAGGGGGGATTCCTTTGTCAAGAAGTTACTTTTTTAGCATATTACGTGGATATAAATTGAAAACTAAAAGGTACAGTCATAATAAATCAGATAATCTGACAAATTACCCAGCCAGTATATGTCGATAAACTTAAAGACCAGCAGAAAGT
It includes:
- the vps25 gene encoding vacuolar protein-sorting-associated protein 25; the protein is MSFEWPWQYNFPPFFTLQPNVDTRQKQLAAWCSLVLSYCRHHKLYTVDVMEAQESPVFNNKKIERKLPVEAIQVVFEELRKKGNLEWLDKNKSRCLVMWRRPEEWGKLIYQWVSKNGMNNSVFTLYELSNGDDTDGEEFHGLEDWMLQRSLQALQTEGKAEIISMDDGKGVKFF